In Marivivens aquimaris, one genomic interval encodes:
- a CDS encoding maleate cis-trans isomerase family protein, translated as MGEFPYELVDTGAQKTFGLIVLSVDETIEHDFRHLLPDEVYLHVSRVQSGDELGTETIAAMEDRLPAAAALLPPAANFDVVAYACTSASAQIGPERVAELVGGACTTATVTNPLTAAIAAMQALGVKRLAIVSPYVPEVAEPVRAAFEAAGINVLRTLSFGEAVEANVVRIDQASISAAAHDVVRDLEVEAVFLSCTNLRTLDAIDGVEAELGLPVISSNLALAWQMARLAGFDLAPTAPGKLAKR; from the coding sequence ATGGGCGAATTTCCGTATGAGTTGGTAGATACGGGCGCGCAGAAGACATTTGGCCTGATCGTGCTCAGTGTGGACGAGACGATCGAACACGACTTTCGCCACTTGCTGCCGGATGAGGTCTATCTGCATGTATCTCGCGTGCAGTCAGGTGACGAGTTGGGAACCGAAACCATTGCGGCGATGGAGGACCGACTTCCTGCCGCTGCCGCGCTGTTGCCGCCCGCCGCCAATTTCGACGTTGTGGCCTATGCCTGCACATCAGCCTCGGCGCAGATCGGGCCGGAGCGGGTCGCGGAACTGGTCGGTGGTGCTTGCACCACGGCGACTGTCACGAACCCGCTGACAGCGGCCATTGCGGCGATGCAGGCTCTTGGCGTCAAACGGCTCGCCATCGTGTCGCCCTATGTGCCCGAGGTTGCGGAGCCCGTCCGTGCTGCATTCGAAGCCGCTGGCATCAACGTCTTGCGTACACTTTCATTCGGTGAGGCGGTCGAGGCAAACGTTGTGCGGATCGACCAAGCCTCCATCAGCGCCGCTGCGCATGACGTCGTGCGAGACCTCGAAGTCGAGGCCGTTTTCCTGTCCTGCACCAACCTACGCACGTTGGATGCGATCGACGGGGTGGAGGCCGAACTCGGACTGCCTGTGATCAGCAGCAACCTCGCGCTGGCTTGGCAGATGGCGCGGCTGGCGGGATTTGACCTCGCACCCACCGCACCAGGCAAGCTTGCCAAACGATAA
- a CDS encoding PQQ-dependent sugar dehydrogenase, whose translation MELIAKATAVVGGTVAFIRRLGSPSHQAFGATPDIPEAKKQGIMTLKMPAAEGWKDGHLPTCAPGLKVNAFASGLDHPRWIEVLPNGDVLVAESKEQAGPPKTFMDHAAQATMRRVKAIGKSANRVTLWRDADGDGTAEIREIFVENQNQPFGMALVGNRFYLGNTDGIRVFDFAVGDTALQGEGEKLVDFKPHGHWTRSLLVSPDQTKIYAGVGSLTNIADQGMEAEEGRAAIWELDVATNEARIFASGLRNPVGMAWEPVTGKLWTVVNERDGLGDETPPDYLTSVEDGGFYGWPYSYWDRIVDDRVEQDVQKVANSTKPDYALGGHTASLGLCWMPEGTLPGFGDGMVIGQHGSWNRSKLSGYKLIFVPFKDGKPSGPSRDILSGFLSDDEKLAYGRPVGVTIGPDGKSLLMADDVGDIIWRVTGA comes from the coding sequence ATGGAACTCATTGCAAAAGCGACTGCCGTTGTCGGCGGCACCGTCGCATTTATTCGCCGTCTCGGCTCGCCGTCGCATCAAGCGTTTGGCGCAACGCCGGATATTCCCGAGGCCAAGAAGCAGGGCATCATGACCCTGAAAATGCCTGCGGCCGAAGGCTGGAAAGACGGGCATCTCCCGACTTGCGCGCCGGGGCTAAAGGTCAACGCGTTTGCTTCTGGCCTCGATCACCCGCGCTGGATCGAAGTGCTGCCAAACGGTGATGTGCTCGTCGCTGAATCCAAAGAACAGGCCGGCCCGCCGAAGACCTTCATGGACCACGCCGCCCAAGCCACGATGCGCCGCGTCAAAGCCATCGGCAAAAGCGCCAACCGTGTGACGCTCTGGCGCGATGCGGACGGCGACGGCACTGCGGAAATCCGCGAAATCTTTGTCGAGAACCAGAACCAGCCCTTCGGCATGGCGCTGGTCGGAAACCGTTTTTACCTCGGCAATACAGACGGCATTCGTGTCTTCGATTTCGCGGTCGGTGACACAGCGCTGCAAGGTGAGGGCGAAAAGCTCGTCGATTTCAAACCGCACGGCCACTGGACCCGCAGCCTGCTCGTCTCGCCCGATCAGACCAAGATTTACGCTGGCGTCGGCTCGCTGACCAACATCGCCGATCAAGGTATGGAGGCCGAAGAAGGCCGCGCTGCAATCTGGGAGTTGGACGTCGCGACCAACGAGGCGCGGATCTTTGCCTCTGGCCTGCGTAACCCCGTCGGCATGGCGTGGGAGCCGGTGACCGGCAAGCTCTGGACCGTGGTCAATGAACGCGACGGTCTGGGCGACGAAACCCCGCCAGACTATCTGACTTCGGTCGAGGATGGCGGCTTCTATGGCTGGCCCTATAGCTACTGGGATCGCATCGTTGATGACCGCGTAGAGCAGGACGTCCAGAAGGTCGCGAACTCGACCAAGCCCGACTATGCGCTGGGCGGTCACACCGCGTCGCTTGGCCTCTGCTGGATGCCGGAAGGCACGCTGCCCGGCTTTGGGGACGGCATGGTGATCGGTCAGCACGGCTCGTGGAACCGCTCGAAACTCAGCGGCTACAAGCTGATTTTCGTTCCTTTCAAGGACGGCAAGCCGAGCGGCCCGTCGCGCGATATCCTGTCGGGCTTCCTGTCCGACGATGAAAAGCTGGCCTATGGCCGCCCTGTCGGCGTGACCATCGGTCCGGACGGTAAATCGCTGCTGATGGCCGATGACGTGGGTGACATCATCTGGCGAGTCACTGGCGCCTGA
- a CDS encoding VOC family protein: MAVVPYLYFNGNCEEAMTTYARVFGGEISGIMRMGDMPQDPPLPDDVAKMVMNMLYTMPDGTRIMASDNWQGTSATTSNISLTVEFDSVEETKSAYDALIEGADIQEPFGPQFWTEAFVAFKDRFNIRWQLTGPYKQM, from the coding sequence ATGGCTGTCGTCCCCTATCTCTATTTCAACGGTAACTGCGAAGAAGCCATGACGACCTACGCCCGCGTGTTCGGCGGCGAGATCTCGGGCATCATGCGGATGGGCGACATGCCCCAAGACCCGCCGCTGCCCGACGATGTGGCAAAGATGGTGATGAACATGCTCTACACCATGCCTGACGGCACGCGCATCATGGCGTCCGACAACTGGCAGGGCACGTCGGCGACCACCTCGAACATCTCGCTGACGGTCGAATTCGACAGCGTCGAAGAAACCAAGTCCGCCTATGACGCGCTGATCGAAGGAGCCGACATTCAGGAGCCCTTCGGACCGCAGTTCTGGACCGAAGCATTCGTGGCGTTCAAGGACCGGTTCAACATCCGTTGGCAGCTGACCGGCCCTTACAAACAGATGTAA
- a CDS encoding L-idonate 5-dehydrogenase produces the protein MNRIVRLHGQHDLRLETEELPTAGEGQVVVAIGAVGFCGSDLHYHSDGGIGTIRVREPIILGHEAAGTVIEVGAGVTRVAVGDVVALNPSHPCGSCKFCEAGERHHCMNMRFKGSAMFLPHEQGFMRDRVAIGEAQCYKIADGVPMTEAALAEPLAVCRRAMTRAFDVAGDLSGKRVLVTGAGPIGVLCVALAKYFGASEIVVTDLQDATLAVAKEVGATGTVNVLSDPEGLKPYEADKGQFDIVFECSAALPALRSALTCVRPLGTIVQVGVMGDTALPFNMLVAKEVNLVGTHRFDKEFGQAVGLINDRVLNLGPVVTDVFNGSDALEAIKVASDRTRAVKVQLVFDQ, from the coding sequence ATGAACCGTATCGTTCGACTGCACGGACAACATGATCTTCGTCTCGAAACGGAGGAGCTTCCGACCGCTGGCGAAGGTCAGGTCGTAGTGGCGATCGGAGCTGTGGGGTTCTGCGGCTCTGATCTGCATTATCATTCGGACGGCGGGATTGGCACGATCCGTGTTCGCGAGCCGATTATCCTTGGCCACGAAGCGGCTGGCACGGTCATTGAGGTCGGTGCAGGCGTGACCCGCGTTGCCGTCGGCGATGTGGTCGCCCTCAACCCGTCGCACCCCTGCGGCTCCTGCAAATTCTGCGAGGCGGGCGAGCGTCACCACTGCATGAACATGCGGTTCAAAGGCTCGGCTATGTTCCTGCCGCACGAGCAGGGCTTCATGCGCGACCGCGTCGCGATTGGTGAGGCGCAGTGTTACAAAATCGCCGACGGGGTCCCGATGACCGAAGCGGCGTTGGCCGAGCCTCTGGCCGTTTGCCGCCGCGCCATGACCCGCGCCTTTGACGTGGCCGGTGATCTGTCCGGCAAGCGTGTCCTCGTGACCGGCGCCGGTCCGATTGGCGTGCTCTGCGTTGCGCTGGCGAAATACTTCGGCGCGTCCGAGATCGTCGTGACCGACCTTCAGGACGCCACGCTGGCCGTCGCCAAGGAAGTCGGCGCGACCGGCACCGTCAACGTCCTGTCCGACCCCGAGGGCCTGAAGCCTTACGAGGCCGACAAAGGCCAATTCGACATCGTGTTCGAATGTTCTGCCGCACTGCCTGCGCTCCGCAGCGCGCTGACCTGCGTCCGCCCGCTCGGCACCATCGTTCAGGTCGGCGTGATGGGAGACACCGCGCTGCCTTTCAACATGCTGGTGGCGAAGGAAGTGAACCTCGTTGGTACGCACCGCTTCGACAAAGAGTTCGGACAGGCCGTCGGGTTGATCAATGATCGCGTGCTGAACCTCGGCCCCGTAGTGACCGATGTTTTCAACGGCAGCGATGCCCTTGAGGCGATCAAGGTCGCCTCTGACAGAACCCGCGCGGTCAAGGTCCAGCTGGTTTTCGACCAGTAA
- a CDS encoding TRAP transporter large permease has protein sequence MGLALLLGLFVLGLVLGIPVAITLGIASMAYLLEAGIPLVTIPQKMYAGIDSFVLLCIPGFILAGNLMNEGGITTRIVRLAQAMVGWMRGGLGLTNVAASMLFGGISGTAAADAASIGGMMIPGMKKAGYPVPFSAAITAASSTVGPIIPPSVPMIIVGTLSGISVGKMFIAGALPGLLMGVAMMFTAWIIAKKNDFPRQPWQGWGELFRAFGGAFWAVMMTVLIVGGMLSGFATPTETAIVASIYAFVVGAFVYRGLKLRDVPRILIDSAVSAAAILILVGLANVFGWILVSERIPEMIAESVLSITTNKFLVILLINLVLLFVGMFMETIAALIILFVPLLALAEGVGIDPLHFATFAVLNLMIGLTTPPVGVCLFICANIGRISLVQITKAIWPFILTNIIVLLLVSYVPFFSTWLPNLVSQ, from the coding sequence ATGGGACTGGCGCTACTTCTCGGCCTGTTCGTTCTGGGGCTGGTGCTCGGTATTCCCGTCGCAATCACGCTCGGGATTGCGTCGATGGCCTACCTGCTGGAGGCGGGCATTCCGCTCGTGACCATTCCGCAGAAGATGTACGCGGGCATTGATAGCTTTGTTCTGCTCTGTATTCCGGGTTTCATCCTCGCCGGTAACCTGATGAACGAAGGTGGGATCACCACTCGCATCGTCCGGCTTGCGCAAGCGATGGTGGGCTGGATGCGCGGCGGCCTTGGACTGACGAACGTTGCGGCTTCCATGCTGTTCGGCGGGATTTCCGGCACTGCGGCGGCGGACGCGGCGTCCATCGGCGGCATGATGATCCCCGGCATGAAGAAGGCGGGCTATCCCGTGCCGTTCTCCGCCGCGATCACGGCTGCATCGTCCACCGTGGGGCCGATCATTCCGCCGTCGGTGCCTATGATCATCGTCGGCACGCTGTCGGGCATTTCGGTCGGTAAGATGTTCATTGCAGGCGCATTGCCGGGCCTTCTGATGGGCGTTGCGATGATGTTCACCGCCTGGATCATCGCCAAGAAAAACGACTTCCCACGCCAGCCGTGGCAAGGGTGGGGCGAGCTGTTCCGCGCGTTCGGCGGCGCATTCTGGGCGGTCATGATGACCGTTCTGATCGTCGGCGGTATGCTCAGTGGTTTCGCCACCCCGACCGAGACCGCCATCGTCGCCTCGATCTATGCGTTCGTGGTCGGAGCTTTCGTCTACCGGGGCCTCAAGCTGCGTGACGTCCCGCGCATCCTCATCGATAGCGCGGTGTCTGCTGCCGCGATCCTGATCCTCGTTGGTCTGGCCAACGTGTTCGGCTGGATCCTCGTGTCCGAGCGCATCCCAGAGATGATTGCGGAATCCGTTCTGTCGATCACCACGAACAAGTTCCTCGTCATCCTACTGATCAACCTTGTCCTGCTGTTCGTCGGCATGTTCATGGAGACGATTGCCGCGCTGATTATTCTCTTCGTGCCGCTTCTCGCGCTGGCAGAGGGTGTTGGCATCGACCCGCTCCATTTCGCGACCTTCGCGGTGCTGAACCTGATGATCGGCCTGACCACGCCTCCGGTGGGTGTCTGCCTCTTTATCTGTGCCAACATCGGACGCATTTCGCTGGTGCAAATCACCAAGGCGATCTGGCCCTTTATCCTCACCAACATTATCGTGTTGCTGCTCGTGTCCTACGTGCCGTTCTTCAGCACGTGGCTCCCCAACCTCGTTTCCCAATAA
- a CDS encoding TRAP transporter small permease has translation MKNLVIRITHWCTLIARAATGAAFLVIIGAVVLQLLGRSGMMKTVIWTEELTRFALLWLTAFGAGLGLRSGDLVNVDILSESLPGRFPWAFRLFGAAATAVFAFILIEPAQFFTKIGARQTAPALGIHMNWVHAASLVMLLVVGIFAALRVISMLLGAEDGLPVTRTEED, from the coding sequence ATGAAAAATCTCGTCATCCGCATAACGCACTGGTGCACCCTGATCGCCAGAGCCGCGACCGGTGCTGCGTTTCTGGTGATCATCGGGGCGGTCGTCCTGCAACTTCTCGGACGTTCGGGCATGATGAAGACCGTCATCTGGACCGAAGAACTCACCCGCTTTGCACTCCTCTGGCTCACCGCTTTCGGTGCGGGCCTCGGGCTGCGATCGGGTGATCTGGTGAACGTGGATATCCTGTCGGAATCTCTCCCCGGCCGTTTCCCTTGGGCGTTCCGCCTGTTCGGTGCGGCTGCGACGGCGGTATTCGCGTTCATCCTGATCGAACCGGCACAATTTTTCACAAAGATCGGCGCGCGCCAGACGGCACCGGCGCTGGGCATTCATATGAACTGGGTCCACGCAGCATCGCTCGTGATGCTTCTGGTCGTGGGCATTTTTGCGGCTCTGCGCGTCATCTCGATGCTGCTCGGAGCCGAAGACGGTCTGCCTGTGACGCGGACGGAGGAAGACTAA
- a CDS encoding TRAP transporter substrate-binding protein, whose amino-acid sequence MIVAKTLKTVMLAGIATAAMTVSAFAQDVTLKLGHPANEQNTWHLGAVKFAEEVSALTDGRVAVEVYPNETLGKEMDVINGMQLGTADMTITGESLQNWAPMAALLVVPYGYSSLEQMDEVASGELGDRIEAQIIEAVGIRPIAYFARGPRNLTSNRPITNLEELAGLKMRVPNVPLFLNTWQALGANPTPMAFSEVFTSLQNGTIDAQENPLALIKSANFNEVQGYVNKTEHVRSWIYLTISEMAWEKLSEEDQAAVMEAAATAQAYERELFNAQEAELVAELESLGMEFVEVDGAAFAAAAKDAVLSSVSDEIRPEVEALFAN is encoded by the coding sequence ATGATCGTAGCCAAGACTCTTAAGACTGTAATGCTCGCCGGTATCGCCACTGCCGCGATGACCGTTTCGGCATTTGCTCAGGACGTGACCCTCAAGCTGGGCCACCCCGCCAACGAACAGAACACTTGGCACCTCGGTGCGGTGAAGTTCGCCGAAGAAGTGTCGGCGTTGACCGATGGCCGCGTTGCTGTCGAAGTCTACCCGAACGAAACGCTCGGCAAGGAAATGGACGTTATCAACGGGATGCAGCTCGGTACCGCCGACATGACCATCACCGGTGAATCGCTCCAGAACTGGGCGCCGATGGCGGCTCTGCTGGTTGTTCCGTACGGCTACAGCTCGCTCGAGCAGATGGACGAAGTCGCATCGGGCGAGCTTGGTGATCGCATCGAAGCCCAGATCATCGAAGCCGTAGGCATCCGTCCGATCGCCTATTTCGCGCGTGGCCCGCGTAACCTGACCTCGAACCGCCCAATCACCAATCTCGAAGAGCTGGCCGGTCTGAAGATGCGCGTTCCGAACGTGCCGCTCTTCCTCAATACCTGGCAGGCTCTGGGCGCGAACCCGACCCCGATGGCATTCTCGGAAGTGTTCACCTCGCTCCAGAACGGCACCATCGACGCGCAGGAAAACCCGCTCGCGTTGATCAAGTCGGCCAACTTCAACGAGGTTCAGGGCTACGTCAACAAGACCGAGCACGTCCGTTCGTGGATCTACCTGACCATCTCCGAAATGGCTTGGGAAAAGCTGTCGGAGGAAGATCAGGCTGCGGTGATGGAAGCCGCTGCAACCGCGCAGGCCTACGAGCGTGAACTGTTCAACGCGCAAGAAGCCGAACTGGTCGCAGAGCTTGAATCGCTCGGCATGGAATTCGTCGAAGTCGACGGCGCTGCATTCGCCGCCGCCGCTAAGGACGCTGTCCTGTCGTCGGTTTCGGACGAAATCCGTCCGGAAGTCGAAGCACTCTTCGCCAACTAA